One genomic region from Pseudomonas hormoni encodes:
- a CDS encoding MdtA/MuxA family multidrug efflux RND transporter periplasmic adaptor subunit, with protein sequence MVDHSMQSSASRSPRRWLFGLLVLLVIAGLCWKFWPGSAAPKEGAGQKAVAGHTGRSGGMRPGFGGATGPVPVRVAPAVKGDFPLYYKALGTVTALNTINVRSRVGGELIKVSFEEGQMVKAGDLLAEIDPRPYQNALLQAEGTLLQNQAQLKNAQVDVERYRGLYREDSIAKQTLDTAEALVGQYQGTVKTNQAAVNDAKLNLEFTRIRAPITGRVGLRQLDVGNLVAANDTTALAIITQTQPISVAFTLPENSLDVVLARYRSGAKLPAEAWDRGDTKMQATGVLQSLDNQIDVTTGTLKFKARYENRDQALFPNQFVNVHLLADTLKDVVLAPSAAIQFGTNGTFVYAMDGDKKVTIRQLKVGASDGENTVITEGLAAGDRVVLEGTDRLKEGSDVEVVNDSKDVPTTPTEHLQGKSAATAPDATVTDKGKKGGA encoded by the coding sequence ATGGTTGATCATTCAATGCAATCCTCCGCTTCCCGTAGTCCTCGTCGCTGGCTGTTCGGCCTGCTTGTCCTGTTGGTCATCGCTGGCCTGTGCTGGAAATTCTGGCCCGGCAGCGCTGCGCCAAAAGAAGGCGCAGGGCAAAAAGCCGTGGCGGGGCACACTGGCCGTTCGGGCGGTATGCGTCCGGGTTTCGGTGGGGCGACCGGGCCGGTACCGGTGCGCGTGGCGCCTGCGGTCAAGGGTGACTTCCCGTTGTATTACAAGGCGCTGGGCACCGTGACGGCGTTGAACACCATCAATGTGCGCAGCCGGGTGGGCGGCGAGCTGATCAAGGTGTCGTTCGAAGAAGGGCAGATGGTCAAGGCCGGTGACTTGCTGGCGGAAATCGACCCGCGTCCTTACCAGAACGCCTTGCTGCAGGCCGAAGGCACCTTGCTGCAGAATCAGGCGCAACTGAAGAATGCCCAGGTCGATGTCGAACGTTATCGCGGCCTGTACCGCGAAGACAGCATCGCCAAGCAAACCCTGGACACCGCCGAAGCGCTGGTGGGCCAATATCAGGGCACGGTCAAGACCAATCAGGCGGCGGTCAACGACGCCAAACTAAATCTCGAATTCACCAGGATCCGTGCGCCGATTACCGGTCGTGTGGGCCTGCGTCAGCTGGACGTCGGCAACCTGGTTGCCGCCAATGACACCACGGCGCTGGCGATCATCACCCAGACCCAACCGATCAGCGTTGCCTTCACCTTGCCGGAAAACAGCCTCGACGTGGTGCTGGCCCGCTATCGCAGCGGCGCCAAACTGCCCGCCGAAGCCTGGGACCGTGGTGACACCAAAATGCAAGCCACCGGGGTGTTGCAGAGCCTCGACAACCAGATCGACGTCACCACCGGCACCCTGAAATTCAAGGCGCGCTACGAAAACCGTGATCAGGCGCTGTTCCCCAATCAGTTCGTCAACGTCCATCTGCTGGCCGACACCCTCAAAGACGTGGTGCTCGCACCCTCGGCAGCCATCCAGTTCGGCACCAATGGCACCTTCGTCTATGCGATGGATGGCGACAAGAAAGTCACGATCCGTCAGTTGAAAGTCGGCGCCAGCGACGGCGAAAACACGGTGATCACCGAAGGCCTGGCTGCTGGCGATCGCGTCGTCCTGGAAGGCACTGACCGCCTGAAGGAAGGCAGCGACGTGGAAGTGGTCAACGACAGCAAGGATGTGCCGACGACCCCGACAGAGCATCTGCAAGGCAAGTCGGCTGCCACCGCGCCTGACGCGACAGTGACTGACAAGGGCAAAAAGGGCGGCGCATGA
- a CDS encoding SRPBCC family protein yields the protein MPTLELTTLIPDRTPGQVLDFCLEGVNFPKIFPERITPLGDIDLKNLRIEAGRQFRFRHWMFNVIPANWTVVIREVGDRHFIDEMLKGPMAAFRHEHRVAAGEGGTLYTDRVTYSAIGGALSEALLVNAYMRRIFEARHRNMLRLLK from the coding sequence ATGCCAACTCTGGAACTCACCACGCTCATCCCCGACCGCACACCTGGACAAGTCCTCGACTTCTGCCTGGAGGGTGTGAATTTCCCGAAGATCTTTCCCGAACGCATCACGCCGCTGGGTGATATCGACCTGAAAAACCTGCGAATCGAAGCCGGTCGCCAGTTCCGTTTTCGGCACTGGATGTTCAACGTCATCCCGGCAAACTGGACGGTGGTGATCCGTGAAGTCGGCGACCGGCATTTCATCGATGAAATGCTCAAGGGGCCAATGGCTGCCTTTCGTCATGAACATCGGGTGGCCGCGGGAGAGGGCGGTACGCTGTACACCGACCGTGTGACGTATTCGGCGATTGGTGGCGCGCTGTCGGAGGCGCTGCTGGTCAATGCCTATATGCGCCGAATTTTTGAGGCGCGGCATCGCAACATGTTGCGGTTACTCAAGTAA
- a CDS encoding efflux RND transporter permease subunit, with protein MNLSGPFIKRPVATMLLSLAIMLLGGVSFGLLPVSPLPQMDFPVIVVQASLPGASPEVMASTVATPLERSFGTIAGVNTMSSRSSQGSTRVILQFDLDRDINGAAREVQAAINASRNLLPSGMRSMPTYKKVNPSQAPIMVLSLTSDVLEKGQLYDLASTILSQSLSQVQGVGEVQIGGSSLPAVRIELEPQALNQYGVALDDVRNTIANANVRRPKGSVEDGQRLWQVQANDQLEKAKDYESLIIHYNGGAALRLKDVAKVSDGVEDRYNSGFFNDDAAVLLVINRQAGANIIETVNEIKAQLPALQAVLPASVKLNLAMDRSPVIKATLHEAEMTLLIAVALVILVVFLFLGNFRASLIPTLAVPVSLVGTFAVMYLYGFSLNNLSLMALILATGLVVDDAIVVLENITRHIDEGVPPMKAAYLGAQEVGFTLLSMNASLVAVFLSILFMGGIIESLFREFSITLAASIVVSLVVSLTLTPMLCARWLKPHMPGQENRLQRWSQRANEWMVGKYATSLDWVLRHRRLTLLSLFVTIGVNIVLYVVVPKTFMPQQDTGQLSGFVRGDDGLSYNIMQPKMEILRRAVLKDDAVESVAGFIGGTSGINNAFILIKLKPINERGISSQKVIERLRKEMPKIAGVQLMLMADQDLQFGGGREQTTSQYSYILQSADLGALREWYPKIVAALKALPELTAIDAREGRGAPQVTLIVDRDQAKRLGVDMDMVTAVLNNAYSQRQISTIYDSLNQYQVVMEVNPKYSQDPITLNQVQVITADGARIPLSTIAHYENSLQEERVSHEGQFASDSISFDMAEGVTVEQGTAAIERAIAKLGMPEDVIAKMAGTADAFAATQKSQPWMILGALVAVYLVLGVLYESYIHPLTILSTLPSAGVGALLSIYALGGEFSLISLLGLFLLIGVVKKNAILMIDLALQLERHQGLEPLESIRSACLQRLRPILMTTLAAILGALPLLLSRAEGAEMRQPLGLTIIGGLIFSQVLTLYTTPVVYLYLDKLRHRFNHWRGVRTDAALETPL; from the coding sequence ATGAACCTCTCCGGACCTTTCATCAAGCGCCCGGTCGCGACCATGTTGCTGAGCCTGGCGATCATGCTGCTGGGCGGTGTGAGCTTTGGTCTGTTGCCGGTATCGCCTCTGCCGCAGATGGACTTCCCGGTGATCGTGGTCCAGGCGAGTCTTCCCGGTGCGAGCCCCGAAGTGATGGCCTCGACCGTGGCTACACCGCTCGAACGTTCCTTCGGCACCATCGCCGGGGTCAACACCATGAGCAGCCGCTCCAGCCAGGGTTCGACCCGGGTGATTCTGCAATTCGACCTCGACCGCGACATCAACGGCGCCGCGCGGGAGGTGCAAGCGGCGATCAATGCCTCCCGTAACCTGCTGCCAAGCGGGATGCGCAGCATGCCGACCTACAAGAAGGTCAACCCGTCCCAAGCGCCGATCATGGTGCTGTCGCTGACCTCGGACGTGTTGGAGAAGGGCCAGCTCTACGATTTGGCCTCGACGATCCTGTCCCAGAGCCTGTCCCAGGTGCAGGGCGTGGGGGAAGTGCAGATCGGCGGCAGCTCCCTGCCGGCGGTGCGCATCGAACTCGAACCGCAGGCGCTCAACCAGTACGGCGTGGCGCTGGACGATGTGCGTAATACCATCGCCAACGCCAACGTGCGCCGGCCCAAGGGGTCGGTCGAAGACGGCCAGCGCTTGTGGCAGGTTCAGGCCAACGATCAACTGGAAAAAGCCAAGGATTACGAGTCGCTGATCATTCACTACAACGGCGGTGCGGCACTGCGGTTGAAGGATGTGGCCAAGGTCAGCGACGGCGTGGAAGACCGCTACAACAGCGGCTTCTTCAACGACGATGCGGCGGTGCTGCTGGTGATCAACCGTCAGGCCGGCGCCAACATCATCGAGACGGTCAACGAGATCAAGGCCCAATTGCCGGCATTGCAAGCGGTATTGCCGGCCAGCGTCAAACTGAACCTGGCCATGGACCGTTCGCCGGTAATCAAGGCAACCCTGCACGAAGCGGAAATGACCCTGTTGATTGCCGTGGCGCTGGTGATTCTGGTGGTGTTCCTGTTTCTCGGTAACTTCCGCGCCTCGCTGATTCCCACCCTCGCGGTACCGGTGTCGCTGGTGGGCACTTTCGCAGTGATGTACCTGTACGGGTTTTCCCTGAATAACCTGTCGTTGATGGCGTTGATCCTGGCCACCGGGCTGGTGGTGGACGATGCCATCGTAGTGCTCGAGAACATCACCCGGCACATCGACGAGGGCGTGCCGCCGATGAAGGCCGCTTATCTTGGGGCGCAGGAAGTCGGCTTCACACTGCTGTCGATGAATGCTTCGCTGGTTGCTGTGTTCCTGTCGATCCTGTTCATGGGCGGGATCATTGAAAGCCTGTTTCGCGAGTTCTCCATCACCCTAGCGGCCTCCATCGTGGTGTCGCTGGTGGTTTCCCTGACACTGACGCCCATGCTGTGCGCGCGTTGGCTCAAGCCTCATATGCCAGGTCAAGAAAACCGCCTGCAACGCTGGAGCCAGCGTGCCAACGAGTGGATGGTCGGCAAATACGCCACCAGCCTCGACTGGGTTCTGCGCCACCGGCGCCTGACCTTGCTCAGTCTTTTCGTGACAATTGGCGTGAATATTGTGCTGTATGTTGTTGTTCCAAAGACATTTATGCCGCAACAGGATACTGGCCAGCTGTCGGGTTTCGTGCGCGGTGATGACGGTCTTTCTTACAACATCATGCAGCCGAAAATGGAAATCCTGCGCCGCGCCGTATTGAAAGACGATGCGGTGGAGAGCGTCGCGGGGTTTATCGGCGGAACCAGTGGCATCAACAACGCTTTTATCCTGATCAAGTTGAAACCGATCAATGAGCGGGGCATTTCCTCGCAAAAGGTCATCGAGCGTTTACGCAAGGAAATGCCCAAAATCGCCGGTGTGCAGCTGATGTTGATGGCGGATCAGGACTTGCAGTTCGGTGGTGGGCGTGAGCAGACCACTTCACAGTATTCCTACATCCTGCAAAGCGCCGACCTTGGCGCGCTACGCGAGTGGTATCCAAAAATCGTGGCTGCGCTCAAGGCCTTGCCGGAGCTGACCGCAATAGACGCCCGAGAAGGGCGCGGTGCGCCGCAGGTAACGCTGATCGTCGATCGGGATCAGGCCAAACGCCTGGGCGTCGACATGGACATGGTCACCGCCGTCCTGAATAACGCGTACAGCCAGCGACAGATTTCGACCATCTACGACAGCCTCAACCAGTATCAGGTGGTGATGGAGGTCAATCCGAAATACTCCCAGGACCCGATTACCCTCAATCAGGTGCAGGTGATCACTGCCGACGGTGCCCGAATTCCGCTGTCGACCATCGCCCATTACGAAAACAGCCTGCAAGAGGAACGTGTCAGCCACGAGGGTCAGTTTGCGTCCGATAGCATTTCGTTCGACATGGCCGAAGGCGTGACGGTGGAGCAGGGTACCGCTGCGATCGAGCGGGCGATTGCCAAACTTGGCATGCCGGAAGACGTGATCGCGAAAATGGCCGGCACTGCCGACGCCTTCGCCGCGACGCAGAAGAGCCAGCCGTGGATGATTCTTGGCGCGCTGGTGGCGGTGTATCTGGTGTTGGGCGTGCTGTATGAGAGCTATATTCACCCACTGACGATCCTCTCGACCTTGCCGTCGGCCGGGGTCGGCGCGTTGCTGTCGATCTATGCGCTGGGCGGTGAGTTCAGCCTGATCTCGTTGCTGGGGCTGTTTTTGCTGATCGGTGTGGTGAAGAAAAACGCCATTCTGATGATCGACCTCGCATTGCAACTCGAACGGCATCAGGGCCTGGAACCGCTGGAGTCGATTCGCAGCGCGTGCCTGCAACGTCTGCGTCCGATTCTGATGACCACGCTGGCCGCGATCCTCGGTGCCTTGCCGCTGCTGCTGAGCCGTGCCGAGGGTGCGGAAATGCGTCAACCACTGGGCTTGACCATCATCGGCGGGCTGATTTTCAGTCAGGTGCTGACCCTTTACACCACCCCGGTGGTTTACCTCTATCTCGACAAACTGCGCCATCGCTTCAACCACTGGCGTGGGGTGCGTACCGATGCTGCTCTGGAAACTCCGCTATGA
- a CDS encoding DUF3313 domain-containing protein, translated as MKFALMMSTLCIASIGVVGCASTKVEPDEYSGFLKDYSQLKEAKSPSGAVVMRWIDPKLDISKYKSVYVEPTQLYPKPQPTVKIPQATLNGITSYYDKALKREIGKSLPLAAGPGPGVMVVRAAITAVSSKTEGLKPYEVLPIALVAAAVSTASGIRDQATDLATEAVFLDGGNNKVLAQVVRKGAGKPLENESQVMKADDVKGVIDGWASDLHQSFLKLKSK; from the coding sequence ATGAAGTTTGCATTAATGATGAGCACACTGTGCATTGCCTCGATCGGTGTGGTTGGCTGCGCCAGCACCAAGGTCGAGCCGGACGAGTACTCCGGATTTCTCAAGGATTACAGCCAGCTCAAGGAAGCCAAGTCACCTTCGGGGGCAGTGGTGATGCGCTGGATCGATCCGAAGCTCGACATCAGCAAATACAAAAGCGTGTACGTCGAACCGACCCAGCTGTACCCCAAGCCTCAGCCGACCGTGAAAATCCCTCAGGCCACCCTGAACGGGATCACCAGTTATTACGATAAGGCGCTCAAACGCGAAATAGGCAAATCCCTGCCGCTGGCCGCAGGCCCTGGCCCGGGTGTGATGGTGGTGCGTGCTGCGATTACTGCCGTCAGCAGCAAGACCGAAGGCCTGAAGCCTTATGAAGTGCTCCCGATTGCCCTGGTCGCGGCGGCGGTGAGTACCGCCAGCGGCATTCGTGATCAGGCAACCGACCTGGCCACTGAAGCGGTGTTCCTCGATGGCGGCAACAATAAAGTGCTGGCCCAGGTGGTGCGCAAGGGCGCTGGCAAACCGCTGGAAAATGAATCGCAGGTGATGAAGGCCGATGACGTGAAAGGCGTGATCGATGGCTGGGCTTCGGATTTGCATCAGTCGTTTCTGAAATTGAAATCCAAATGA
- a CDS encoding MdtB/MuxB family multidrug efflux RND transporter permease subunit, translating to MNISRLFILRPVATTLSMLAIILAGVIAYRLLPVSALPQVDYPTIRVMTLYPGASPDVMTSAVTAPLERQFGQMPGLTQMASTSSGGASVLTLRFSLDINMDVAEQQVQAAINAATNLLPKDLPAPPVYNKVNPADTPVLTLAITSKTMLLPKLNDLVDTRMAQKIAQISGVGMVSIAGGQRQAVRIKVNPEALAANGLNLSDVRTLIGASNVNQPKGNFDGPIRGAMLDANDQLTSPKDYANLILAYANGAPLRLKDVAEIVDGAENDRLAAWANENQAVLLNIQRQPGANVIEVVDRIKALLPSITDNLPAGLDVTVLTDRTQTIRASVTDVQHELLIAIALVVMVTFLFLRRASATIIPSVAVPLSLIGTFGVMYLAGFSVNNLTLMALTIATGFVVDDAIVMLENISRFIEEGDSPLNAALKGAKQIGFTLISLTLSLIAVLIPLLFMADVVGRLFREFAITLAVAILISLVVSLTLTPMMCARLLKREPKEEEQGRFYRASGATIDWMIAAYGRKLKWVLKHQPLTLLVAIGTLALTVFLYMVVPKGFFPVQDTGVIQGISEAPQSISFAAMSERQQELAKVILADSAVESLSSYIGVDGDNSTLNSGRLLINLKSHSNRDLSATEVIARLQPELDKLVGIRLFMQPVQDLTIEDRVSRTQYQFSMSSPDSELLSLWSGRLVEALAQRPELTDVASDLQDKGLQVYLVIDRDAASRVGVSVSNITDALYDAFGQRQISTIYTQASQYRVVLQSQSGEKIGPDALNQIHVKTTDGGQVRLSSLAHIEERQAQLAITHIGQFPAVMMSFNLAPGVALGHAVDIIEQVQKDIGMPIGVQTQFQGAAEAFQASLSSTLLLILAAVVTMYIVLGVLYESYIHPITILSTLPSAAVGALLALLFSGNDLGMIAIIGIILLIGIVKKNAIMMIDFALDAERNQGMDPETAIYQAALLRFRPILMTTLAALFGAVPLMLATGSGAELRQPLGLVMVGGLLVSQVLTLFTTPVIYLYFDRLGRRWGRKSESAEVVEQP from the coding sequence ATGAACATCTCGCGGCTGTTCATCCTTCGCCCGGTCGCCACGACCCTGAGCATGCTGGCCATTATTCTGGCCGGTGTGATCGCCTATCGGCTGCTGCCGGTGTCGGCCCTGCCTCAGGTCGATTACCCGACCATTCGCGTGATGACCCTCTATCCCGGCGCCAGCCCGGACGTCATGACCAGCGCCGTGACCGCGCCGCTCGAACGTCAGTTCGGGCAGATGCCCGGCCTGACCCAGATGGCCTCGACCAGTTCCGGTGGCGCTTCGGTGCTGACCCTGCGGTTCAGCCTCGACATCAACATGGACGTTGCCGAGCAGCAAGTGCAGGCCGCGATCAACGCCGCCACCAATTTGCTGCCCAAGGACCTGCCCGCGCCGCCGGTGTACAACAAGGTCAACCCGGCGGACACCCCGGTGCTGACCCTGGCCATCACGTCCAAGACCATGCTGCTGCCCAAGCTCAATGACCTGGTCGATACGCGCATGGCGCAGAAAATCGCCCAGATCAGCGGCGTCGGCATGGTCAGCATTGCCGGCGGCCAGCGTCAGGCGGTACGGATCAAGGTCAACCCCGAAGCCCTCGCGGCCAACGGGCTGAACCTGTCTGACGTGCGCACCTTGATCGGTGCCTCCAACGTCAACCAGCCCAAAGGCAACTTCGACGGCCCGATCCGGGGCGCGATGCTCGATGCCAACGACCAACTGACGTCGCCCAAGGATTACGCCAATCTGATTCTGGCCTACGCTAACGGCGCGCCGCTGCGGCTCAAGGACGTGGCAGAAATCGTCGACGGTGCCGAGAACGATCGTCTCGCCGCCTGGGCCAATGAAAACCAGGCCGTGCTGCTGAACATCCAGCGCCAGCCCGGCGCCAACGTCATCGAAGTGGTCGACCGGATCAAGGCCTTGTTGCCGAGTATCACGGACAACCTGCCGGCCGGCCTCGACGTCACCGTGCTGACCGACCGCACCCAGACCATTCGCGCGTCCGTCACCGACGTGCAACACGAATTGCTGATTGCCATTGCGCTGGTCGTGATGGTGACGTTCCTGTTCCTGCGGCGTGCCAGTGCCACGATCATTCCTTCGGTGGCCGTGCCGCTGTCGTTGATCGGCACCTTCGGCGTGATGTACCTCGCCGGCTTCTCGGTGAACAACCTGACTCTGATGGCCCTGACCATCGCCACCGGTTTCGTGGTGGACGATGCGATCGTCATGCTGGAGAACATTTCCCGTTTCATCGAGGAGGGCGACAGCCCGCTGAACGCGGCGCTCAAGGGCGCCAAACAGATTGGTTTCACACTGATTTCCCTGACACTGTCGCTGATCGCGGTACTGATCCCGTTGCTGTTCATGGCCGACGTGGTGGGGCGACTGTTCCGTGAGTTTGCGATCACCCTGGCCGTGGCGATCCTGATTTCCCTGGTGGTGTCGTTGACCCTGACGCCGATGATGTGCGCGCGGCTGCTCAAGCGTGAACCCAAGGAAGAAGAACAGGGCCGTTTCTACCGGGCCAGCGGCGCAACAATTGATTGGATGATTGCGGCTTACGGTCGCAAGTTAAAGTGGGTTCTCAAGCATCAACCCCTGACGCTGCTGGTGGCGATCGGCACTTTGGCGTTGACCGTGTTCCTTTACATGGTCGTGCCCAAGGGCTTCTTTCCAGTGCAAGACACTGGCGTTATTCAGGGCATTTCCGAGGCGCCGCAGTCGATTTCTTTTGCGGCGATGAGTGAGCGGCAACAGGAACTGGCCAAGGTGATCCTGGCGGATTCTGCGGTGGAAAGCCTGTCGTCTTACATCGGCGTCGATGGCGACAACTCGACGTTGAACAGCGGCCGTCTGTTGATCAACCTCAAATCCCACAGCAATCGTGACTTGAGCGCCACCGAAGTGATTGCTCGTCTGCAACCAGAACTGGACAAGCTGGTCGGCATTCGCCTGTTCATGCAGCCGGTTCAGGACTTGACCATCGAAGACCGGGTCAGCCGTACGCAGTACCAATTCAGCATGTCGTCGCCGGATTCCGAGTTGCTCAGCCTGTGGAGCGGTCGCCTGGTCGAAGCGCTGGCCCAGCGGCCGGAGCTGACCGATGTTGCCAGCGATTTGCAGGACAAAGGCTTGCAGGTCTATCTGGTGATCGACCGCGATGCGGCGTCTCGGGTCGGTGTGTCGGTGTCGAATATTACCGATGCGCTGTATGACGCCTTCGGTCAGCGGCAGATTTCCACCATCTACACCCAGGCCAGCCAATACCGCGTGGTGCTGCAGTCGCAGTCCGGGGAGAAAATCGGCCCGGATGCGTTGAACCAGATACACGTCAAGACCACCGATGGCGGGCAAGTGCGCCTGTCCAGCCTGGCGCACATCGAGGAGCGTCAGGCGCAGTTGGCAATCACGCACATCGGTCAGTTCCCGGCGGTGATGATGTCCTTCAACCTCGCGCCCGGCGTGGCGCTGGGGCATGCGGTGGACATTATCGAACAGGTGCAGAAAGACATCGGCATGCCGATTGGCGTGCAGACCCAGTTCCAGGGCGCGGCCGAAGCGTTCCAGGCGTCGCTGTCGAGCACGTTGCTGCTGATTCTGGCGGCGGTGGTGACCATGTATATCGTGCTCGGCGTGTTGTACGAGAGCTACATCCATCCGATCACCATTCTCTCGACCTTGCCTTCGGCGGCGGTCGGCGCCTTGCTGGCGTTGCTATTCAGCGGGAATGACCTGGGGATGATCGCGATCATCGGCATCATCCTGCTGATCGGTATCGTGAAGAAGAACGCGATCATGATGATCGACTTTGCCCTCGACGCCGAGCGCAATCAGGGCATGGACCCGGAAACGGCGATCTATCAGGCGGCACTGCTGCGTTTCCGGCCGATCCTGATGACCACGCTGGCGGCGCTGTTTGGCGCGGTGCCGTTGATGTTGGCCACCGGTTCCGGTGCTGAACTGCGTCAACCGTTGGGTCTGGTGATGGTGGGTGGTTTGTTGGTGAGCCAGGTGCTGACGCTGTTCACCACCCCGGTGATTTACCTGTACTTCGACCGCCTCGGTCGGCGCTGGGGCCGCAAATCCGAATCCGCGGAAGTGGTTGAGCAGCCATGA
- the tpx gene encoding thiol peroxidase: MAQVTLKGNPVQVNGQLPQAGSKAPAFSLVAGNLSDVTLANFAGKRKVLNIFPSVDTPTCATSVRKFNAQANDVANTVVLCISADLPFAQARFCGAEGLENVQNLSTLRGAEFIENYGVAIADGPLKGLTARAVVVLDENDNVLHSELVSEIGQEPNYEAALAVLK; this comes from the coding sequence ATGGCTCAAGTCACTCTTAAAGGCAACCCGGTTCAAGTCAACGGCCAACTGCCACAAGCCGGTTCCAAGGCTCCAGCCTTTTCCCTGGTTGCCGGCAATCTGTCCGACGTGACCCTGGCGAACTTCGCCGGCAAGCGCAAAGTGCTGAACATCTTCCCAAGCGTCGACACCCCGACCTGCGCCACGTCGGTGCGCAAGTTCAACGCCCAGGCCAATGACGTCGCCAACACCGTCGTGTTGTGCATCTCCGCTGACCTGCCATTCGCCCAAGCCCGTTTCTGCGGCGCCGAAGGCCTGGAAAACGTGCAAAACCTGTCGACCCTGCGCGGTGCCGAGTTCATCGAGAACTACGGTGTGGCCATTGCCGACGGCCCGCTCAAAGGCCTGACTGCCCGTGCCGTCGTGGTCCTGGACGAAAACGACAACGTGCTGCACAGCGAGCTGGTCAGTGAAATCGGTCAAGAGCCGAACTACGAAGCGGCACTCGCTGTTCTGAAATAA
- the speB gene encoding agmatinase, producing MDVPVQNDQAMTRDSLYGTAAESTYAGITSFMRRRYSRDLRGVDVAVSGVPFDTATSNRPGARFGPRGIRAASTGIAWERHWPWAFDPFDHLAVIDYGDCAFDYGSPQSVPESIEAHAEHILNAGCAMLTFGGDHFISYPLLKAHARKHGALSLIHFDAHSDTWPDEEGKRVDHGTMFWHAAKEGLVDPSRSVQIGLRTTNDDHQGFQVLDARQVHRRGVDAIVEAIRARVGDNPVYLTFDIDCLDPAFAPGTGTPVCGGLSTVQALEILGGLRGINLVGMDVVEVAPAYDSADITSLAAATLAMEMLCLYAAKHKVDR from the coding sequence ATGGACGTCCCTGTGCAAAACGATCAGGCCATGACCCGCGACAGCCTCTACGGGACTGCCGCCGAAAGTACCTACGCCGGCATCACCAGTTTCATGCGCCGGCGCTACAGCCGCGACTTGCGCGGTGTTGATGTGGCCGTCAGCGGCGTGCCGTTCGATACCGCCACCAGCAACCGTCCCGGGGCGCGTTTCGGACCGCGTGGCATCCGCGCGGCCTCCACCGGGATTGCCTGGGAACGCCACTGGCCGTGGGCGTTCGATCCATTCGATCACCTCGCCGTGATCGACTACGGCGATTGCGCCTTCGATTACGGCTCGCCTCAGTCGGTGCCGGAAAGCATTGAAGCCCACGCCGAGCACATTCTGAATGCCGGATGCGCGATGCTGACCTTCGGCGGCGATCACTTCATCAGTTACCCGCTGCTCAAGGCCCACGCCCGTAAACACGGGGCGCTGTCGCTGATCCATTTCGACGCGCACAGCGACACCTGGCCGGACGAAGAGGGCAAGCGCGTCGATCACGGCACGATGTTCTGGCACGCGGCCAAGGAAGGGCTGGTAGACCCGTCGCGCTCGGTACAGATCGGCTTGCGCACGACCAATGACGATCATCAGGGCTTTCAGGTTCTGGATGCGCGACAAGTGCATCGCCGTGGAGTCGATGCGATTGTCGAAGCCATTCGCGCTCGGGTCGGCGACAACCCGGTGTACCTGACGTTCGACATCGACTGCCTCGACCCGGCTTTCGCCCCCGGTACCGGAACGCCGGTGTGCGGTGGTTTGAGCACGGTGCAAGCGCTGGAAATCCTCGGCGGGTTGCGCGGGATCAATCTGGTGGGGATGGACGTGGTGGAAGTGGCGCCGGCTTACGACAGTGCGGACATTACCTCACTGGCGGCGGCGACCTTGGCGATGGAGATGCTGTGTCTGTATGCGGCGAAGCATAAGGTCGATCGCTAA
- a CDS encoding YciI family protein — protein sequence MRFMIIVKASADSEAGVMPSEELLTAMGNYNEVLVKAGIMLAGEGLHPSSKGVRVRFSGDKRSVIDGPFAETKELIAGYWLWQVKSKEEAIEWVKRCPNPMPGTEAEIEIRQVFEAEDFGAEFTPELREQEERLREQVKKH from the coding sequence ATGCGTTTCATGATCATTGTAAAAGCCAGCGCCGATTCCGAGGCCGGCGTGATGCCCAGCGAAGAACTGCTGACGGCGATGGGTAACTACAACGAGGTACTGGTCAAGGCCGGGATCATGCTGGCGGGCGAAGGCCTGCACCCCAGCAGCAAAGGCGTCCGCGTACGCTTCTCCGGGGACAAGCGTTCGGTCATCGACGGTCCGTTCGCCGAAACCAAGGAACTGATCGCCGGGTATTGGCTGTGGCAGGTGAAGTCCAAAGAAGAAGCCATTGAATGGGTCAAGCGTTGCCCCAATCCGATGCCAGGCACTGAAGCCGAGATCGAGATCCGCCAAGTGTTCGAGGCTGAGGATTTCGGCGCCGAGTTCACACCGGAACTGCGGGAGCAGGAGGAACGGTTACGCGAGCAGGTGAAAAAACACTGA